Proteins encoded within one genomic window of Methanothrix harundinacea 6Ac:
- a CDS encoding IS5 family transposase codes for MSSFTAWGLREAYKNVEKLGDRLSKITNLIEWEPFRPILEEMYHNKTERGGRPNFDVILMLKVLLLQQWYGLSDLETEKQISDRISFMKFLGFPDSIPDSRTIWLFRERMAQTGKDESVWEELQRQLDFKGLQVKRGTIQDATFIEADPGGSKKPRRETARTRRSRDGTWAKKGEELHFGYKLHSKVDIDYGLIRSIESTTASVHDSRVDLSVEGEVVLRDKGYFGVKAKGNDFTMKRAAAGHPLSDLDKLRNRLISKLRFPGERQFAVIKRVFRSAHVMVTTIPRVHVKMVFTAFAFDLYQLCTLKNAEIVSK; via the coding sequence ATGAGTTCTTTTACTGCCTGGGGCCTTCGAGAAGCTTACAAGAACGTAGAGAAGCTGGGCGATAGGCTTTCAAAGATAACGAACTTGATCGAGTGGGAACCATTTCGACCAATTCTTGAAGAGATGTATCATAATAAAACCGAACGAGGCGGAAGGCCGAACTTTGATGTTATCCTGATGCTCAAGGTGCTTTTGCTCCAGCAGTGGTACGGGTTGAGCGACCTCGAGACTGAAAAGCAGATTTCGGATCGAATATCTTTTATGAAATTCTTAGGATTTCCTGATTCTATACCCGATTCCAGGACGATATGGCTTTTTCGCGAGCGGATGGCCCAGACGGGAAAGGATGAGTCCGTTTGGGAAGAGCTCCAGAGACAGCTCGATTTTAAAGGGCTTCAGGTAAAAAGAGGAACCATTCAGGATGCAACGTTTATAGAGGCCGACCCAGGAGGTTCAAAGAAACCAAGAAGAGAGACCGCTAGGACTCGTCGGAGCAGGGATGGAACTTGGGCTAAGAAGGGTGAGGAACTCCATTTTGGTTATAAACTTCATTCTAAAGTCGATATCGATTACGGCCTGATAAGGAGCATCGAATCGACAACTGCTTCGGTGCACGATAGTCGGGTTGATCTATCGGTTGAAGGAGAGGTGGTCCTCAGGGACAAAGGATATTTCGGTGTGAAGGCTAAGGGAAACGACTTCACAATGAAACGTGCAGCAGCGGGTCATCCTCTAAGCGATCTCGATAAGCTGCGAAACCGCTTGATTAGCAAACTGAGATTTCCGGGCGAACGTCAGTTTGCTGTTATTAAAAGAGTGTTCCGAAGCGCGCATGTAATGGTAACGACGATCCCGAGAGTTCACGTTAAAATGGTATTCACTGCCTTTGCTTTCGACTTATACCAGCTATGTACACTTAAAAATGCTGAAATCGTCTCAAAATAG
- a CDS encoding SdrD B-like domain-containing protein: MSIRWVSGSVAIFWLIALTASSQPYGSFDSGLAHNISANVTINGSDNDRTDFGFYIPKGTIGGVVWNDTPKDPIIKEGNGILEDGEEGLKGINVSLLKEGTGENLVVIPSNDTGGYIFEVPYGRYRVAVGEGQYTGEELQGKPCIKFMDFWWHPTTDYAQIVVIDISNPENATINFGLQLIE, from the coding sequence ATGAGCATTAGATGGGTATCTGGATCGGTGGCGATCTTCTGGCTGATCGCCCTTACTGCCTCTTCTCAGCCCTATGGCTCATTCGACTCAGGTCTGGCTCACAATATCTCAGCTAATGTGACGATCAACGGCTCGGACAACGATAGGACCGACTTCGGCTTTTACATCCCCAAGGGGACAATAGGAGGGGTTGTATGGAACGACACTCCGAAGGATCCCATCATTAAGGAGGGGAATGGGATTCTTGAAGATGGTGAAGAGGGCCTGAAGGGGATCAACGTTTCCCTTCTCAAGGAAGGAACAGGCGAAAACCTCGTGGTCATCCCCTCCAACGATACGGGCGGATACATATTCGAAGTGCCCTACGGCAGATATAGAGTGGCTGTTGGAGAGGGTCAATATACCGGAGAAGAGCTTCAAGGAAAACCTTGTATAAAATTTATGGATTTCTGGTGGCATCCAACAACGGATTATGCTCAGATTGTAGTCATCGACATAAGTAATCCGGAGAACGCGACTATAAACTTCGGGCTGCAACTTATTGAGTAA
- a CDS encoding vWA domain-containing protein — MEGGSFNFGSGSPCYYCIPPPGTVGGTSEKVLYVFLNVTCPECSTWKTEDGSKINNININQISTIGTIPYWNGTDEPTGVINLTVSRPEAAIDAVLAFDVSGSMRLVYEAMREEDRAAFAEASFSNVSIIGWDEDGAEGAGEDLLMVPPRPLREGRGELLAALASLSGLCEETDQTVYAAGLQGVRDLDDDFGDHLGGDGKIILFITGPDEFRPGENLSDLAIELKRRGYAIYPIGAAIDEIESPLKYDNLSRMAEMTGGRFYPIEGLNSEVLGEALRDAASHASGRVAPREIVVTQTLPSHLVVRETVPAGADVDVAKNPDGTSTLTWAVRGVRPGDSRSLMILTGIYGELSSEGIGAIVWPGGINITAFGDGTAGVNVINMRTEDGDVKIGGIS; from the coding sequence ATGGAGGGAGGAAGTTTCAACTTCGGATCCGGATCTCCTTGCTACTACTGCATCCCTCCTCCTGGAACCGTCGGCGGTACCTCCGAGAAGGTCTTATACGTCTTCCTGAACGTCACCTGCCCCGAGTGCTCCACATGGAAGACCGAGGATGGATCGAAGATAAATAATATAAATATAAACCAGATCTCCACCATAGGTACCATCCCATACTGGAACGGCACCGACGAGCCGACGGGCGTCATCAACCTCACCGTCTCGAGGCCCGAGGCGGCGATCGACGCCGTCCTCGCCTTCGACGTCTCCGGGAGCATGAGACTCGTCTACGAGGCGATGCGCGAGGAGGACCGGGCCGCCTTCGCGGAGGCGAGCTTCAGCAACGTCTCCATCATCGGCTGGGACGAGGACGGCGCCGAGGGCGCGGGCGAGGATCTGCTGATGGTCCCGCCGCGACCCCTGAGGGAGGGCCGCGGGGAGCTCCTCGCAGCCCTGGCAAGCTTATCCGGACTCTGCGAGGAGACCGACCAGACGGTCTACGCCGCAGGCCTCCAGGGAGTCCGAGATCTCGATGATGACTTCGGCGACCACCTCGGCGGAGATGGCAAGATCATCCTCTTCATCACCGGCCCCGACGAGTTCCGGCCCGGCGAGAACCTCAGCGATCTGGCAATCGAGCTTAAGCGGAGGGGTTACGCGATATACCCCATCGGCGCCGCGATCGACGAGATCGAGTCGCCCCTCAAGTACGACAACCTGAGCAGGATGGCGGAGATGACCGGCGGCCGGTTCTATCCGATCGAGGGCCTCAATTCCGAGGTCCTCGGGGAAGCCCTCCGGGATGCGGCGTCCCACGCCTCGGGGAGGGTCGCCCCCAGGGAGATAGTCGTCACCCAGACCCTTCCATCCCACCTGGTGGTGAGGGAGACGGTTCCTGCCGGAGCGGATGTAGATGTGGCGAAGAACCCCGACGGGACCTCGACCCTCACCTGGGCCGTGAGGGGCGTGAGGCCGGGGGACTCGAGGAGCCTGATGATCCTCACCGGCATCTATGGGGAGCTTTCCTCGGAAGGCATCGGCGCCATCGTCTGGCCTGGTGGGATCAATATAACAGCTTTTGGGGATGGGACCGCCGGGGTGAACGTCATCAACATGAGGACTGAAGACGGCGACGTGAAGATAGGAGGGATATCATGA
- a CDS encoding SdrD B-like domain-containing protein, translated as MGYDGLKLTRLVFFLLLFPLLASASAQFEFGSMERPGSLERTLMVEDFTSAPGKTWLSVALMYLDVGGVRGLYDSSDPLYLHFGEGAVSLADLRLTNSTFGLVGSRVAPADGDLGLSLSSFSSPYPRLVYGDFGELVGVYDSNDTVYAKVGSPISEVSVGDVRLTWRDDLPPGTAVNTSDPDRGALVVLLHPGPDLAIWSPLARGQVRFYNKNGNVLEDDLSLPIYDAEDAVYFDVSFPSAPPRLFGYVRVAPCTGVIGDFVWWDLNENGIQDDGEPGIPGVEVILFDDGGRQRGISTTDGRGYYYFGGLCSGHYHVWVKMSTLPELGEGARWWPTEPNVGGDDSIDSDGVLVEEVDPLGRRIIPGSYYGQRSQAQA; from the coding sequence TTGGGATACGATGGCTTGAAGCTGACGAGGCTCGTTTTCTTCCTCCTCCTTTTCCCTCTCCTCGCCTCGGCGTCGGCGCAGTTTGAGTTCGGATCGATGGAGCGTCCCGGAAGCCTCGAAAGGACCCTGATGGTGGAGGACTTCACCTCTGCACCGGGGAAGACGTGGCTTTCGGTGGCGCTGATGTATCTGGACGTCGGGGGCGTCCGGGGCCTTTATGACAGCAGCGACCCCCTCTACCTCCACTTCGGCGAGGGGGCCGTCAGCCTCGCAGACCTCAGGCTCACGAACTCCACCTTCGGCCTGGTGGGGTCAAGGGTGGCTCCTGCCGACGGAGACCTCGGCCTCAGCCTCTCGTCCTTCAGCTCCCCCTACCCCAGGCTGGTCTACGGGGACTTCGGGGAGTTGGTGGGCGTCTACGACAGTAACGACACCGTCTACGCTAAGGTGGGGTCGCCGATTTCTGAGGTCTCGGTCGGCGACGTCAGGCTCACCTGGAGAGACGACCTGCCACCAGGCACGGCCGTCAATACCTCCGATCCCGACCGGGGGGCCCTGGTCGTCCTCCTCCATCCCGGTCCCGACTTAGCCATCTGGTCCCCCCTCGCCCGCGGCCAGGTCAGGTTCTACAACAAGAACGGAAACGTCCTGGAGGACGATCTCAGCCTCCCCATCTACGACGCCGAGGACGCGGTCTACTTCGACGTCTCGTTTCCCTCTGCGCCGCCGCGGCTCTTCGGGTACGTGAGGGTAGCGCCGTGCACCGGGGTGATCGGGGATTTCGTCTGGTGGGATCTAAACGAGAATGGCATCCAGGACGATGGAGAGCCGGGAATTCCTGGCGTGGAGGTCATCCTCTTCGATGATGGCGGAAGACAGAGGGGCATATCGACGACGGACGGAAGGGGTTACTACTACTTCGGAGGGCTATGTTCGGGGCATTACCACGTATGGGTGAAGATGTCGACCCTCCCAGAACTGGGGGAAGGGGCTCGGTGGTGGCCGACGGAGCCGAACGTGGGCGGCGACGATTCCATAGATAGCGACGGCGTTCTTGTGGAAGAGGTTGATCCGCTTGGTAGGAGGATAATCCCGGGAAGCTATTATGGGCAGCGTTCTCAGGCTCAAGCATGA
- a CDS encoding SdrD B-like domain-containing protein, with product MLGYEEDVGMKCVYLLVTVAVLCLSAETAFAQQSADFVRAPAIVDGADNFTIDFGFYPIVTFSIGDWVWEDLNKDGIQQVGEEPGIPGVRVELWQDGTMKKSVISESFPNAGRYIFSGLTNGTYEVRIPMDQPALENMTCTTPNAGNDDIDSDGIPTP from the coding sequence ATGTTAGGGTACGAGGAGGATGTGGGGATGAAGTGCGTGTATCTGTTGGTAACTGTGGCCGTGCTCTGCCTCAGCGCAGAGACTGCATTCGCACAGCAATCTGCTGACTTTGTTAGGGCCCCTGCTATCGTGGATGGCGCAGATAACTTCACAATTGACTTTGGATTTTATCCGATTGTAACGTTCTCGATAGGGGATTGGGTTTGGGAGGATTTGAATAAAGATGGAATTCAGCAAGTCGGCGAGGAGCCAGGAATTCCGGGAGTTAGAGTTGAACTTTGGCAAGATGGCACTATGAAAAAAAGCGTCATTTCAGAAAGTTTCCCGAATGCGGGCAGATACATATTTTCGGGACTGACCAATGGTACTTATGAAGTTAGGATACCGATGGATCAGCCAGCTTTGGAAAATATGACGTGCACGACTCCCAACGCTGGGAATGACGATATAGACAGCGATGGGATACCAACGCCATAG
- a CDS encoding vWA domain-containing protein produces MITIVLYGSAILSGSALVEPYLRVDHEVTTPICVQGSEGAPDYARRSTVTITLEGLGDPTPVEVVFAIDYSNTMKISDPKNARLVATKEFIKNLNKSSDRAGLVYWNNSIIESRVVNLTSEFDEIIAKLDKDISGRGVSPEGFTDFNRALNASIDMFSNKSKNTKKCIIFLSDGEPKPQWIPSIYTPPDGESSPVNRAKDAGIQIWTEYSYLPLPIL; encoded by the coding sequence TTGATCACGATCGTCTTATACGGCTCAGCCATCCTCTCAGGATCGGCTCTGGTCGAGCCCTACTTGAGAGTAGACCACGAAGTAACAACTCCAATCTGCGTTCAGGGTTCAGAAGGCGCTCCAGATTATGCCAGGCGGAGTACCGTAACCATTACTTTGGAGGGCCTTGGCGACCCTACGCCAGTGGAAGTGGTATTTGCTATTGACTATTCTAACACCATGAAAATTAGCGATCCGAAGAACGCGCGACTGGTAGCTACCAAGGAGTTCATAAAAAATCTCAATAAAAGCAGTGATAGAGCTGGGCTGGTCTATTGGAATAATAGCATTATCGAGTCAAGGGTTGTGAATTTAACCAGTGAGTTTGATGAAATAATCGCCAAACTTGATAAGGATATCTCTGGAAGAGGGGTCTCGCCGGAGGGGTTTACCGATTTTAATAGAGCCCTCAACGCTTCGATCGATATGTTCAGCAATAAAAGTAAAAATACAAAAAAATGCATCATTTTCTTATCTGATGGTGAACCTAAGCCCCAATGGATCCCCTCGATCTACACCCCTCCCGACGGAGAGAGCTCCCCCGTAAATCGTGCAAAAGATGCGGGCATTCAGATATGGACCGAGTATTCCTATTTACCATTGCCCATTCTTTAA